One Vigna unguiculata cultivar IT97K-499-35 chromosome 7, ASM411807v1, whole genome shotgun sequence genomic region harbors:
- the LOC114191895 gene encoding DNA repair RAD52-like protein 2, chloroplastic, giving the protein MAFAVAPKIISLSLLNRARKEDFGAGFGRRDFGVTDRHGILTMKCAIERSSNGSDGKKGGVSNSNYVVPLDNSSPFSNSSCITRPLAEILRDLNKRIPDTIVKGHVPGDPSASTFIPWYHANRMLSFYAPGWCGEIRDVIFSDNGSVTVVYRLTVRGSDGEAYRESTGTISPSHGSIGDPVSAAEEIAFCKACARFGLGLYLYHED; this is encoded by the exons aTGGCTTTTGCGGTTGCGCCTAAGATAATTTCGCTCTCACTTCTTAACCGAGCAAGGAAAGAGGATTTTGGAGCAGGGTTTGGGAGAAGGGATTTTGGGGTAACGGATCGCCATGGTATCCTGACCATGAAGTGTGCTATCGAGCGAAGCAGCAACGGCAGCGATGGAAAGAAAGGAGGCGTATCTAATTCGAATTACGTGGTGCCGCTGGACAATTCCTCTCCTTTCTCCAACTCATCCTGCATAACTCGTCCTTTGGCAGAGATACTCCGAGACCTCAATAAAAGAATCCCCGATACTATCGTCAAAGGTCATGTCCCTGGCGATCCCTCTGCTTCCACCTTCATTCCCTG GTATCATGCCAACAGGATGCTGAGCTTCTACGCCCCAG GATGGTGTGGCGAGATACGTGATGTCATTTTCTCTGACAATGGAAGTGTAACCGTGGTATATCGTCTTACTGTACGTGGATCTGATGGAGAG GCATATCGTGAATCAACTGGGACGATTTCACCCAGTCATGGCTCCATAGGCGATCCAGTTTCAGCTGCTGAGGAAATTGCTTTCTGCAAAGCTTGTGCCCGGTTTGGTCTTGGCTTGTATTTATATCATGAAGATTAA